The following coding sequences are from one Dermacentor andersoni chromosome 5, qqDerAnde1_hic_scaffold, whole genome shotgun sequence window:
- the Cap-G gene encoding condensin complex subunit 3, with the protein MDVTSMTTLRDVLTVCQDRPNAFERGLEVARKVYGDTPFDEFLKELVLCLQFIIPNTDSGEYVECLLDFTARFVASPTASQEADNASVKNELLEPILRNVLEWSGSGKKIIRERCCVFVEKLLGYVTDDSVIDDKLFEEIESAMLTRLRDRIGSVRSRAVGALSRLQDPSDSNCKIVKHFLFHVEADPSADVRVAVVSHMVPSSRTLGALVERSRDTREAVRKRAYERIAEKVPVRYLKIKQRTQLLDSGLNDPSNGVRQVVVANLIPAWLKHCQDSVADLIKLLDVHGSEKVVEALLKALLKTHGIEMFIKDIKQRLLDEDKLIPEDKLSCEGTLYWRILVQTLRAQGSAESESHLDEIFPDLTVYCGFVSKYVLSFSTEWEALRQLDHQFVSQQLILLLKSADLADTAGRERLLETARRLLLSTKVGSLQIPHLMKLIRYIHPDPYDTLQEVESLLPEIQAPLAATQTFQTQEATQKEPALDMLIAKMKVQLNILREDLSTCIEEENFDAAKETKKKITELEAELSSHQSKLAEMSTEPKEIECEKSEAIILKCLILIAEMMAVTPLTSLTPFLQTCLEDIILPGIVRMDMAIRKQAVRALSYCCVLNKDVAMRNLKLLFEVALVDQPQIQSVALAGALDVLLTYGLETFDSMLRSVFEGEDDDESPIPCKISSGLLVDFLTKCTDMEEENIRAVAAEGMAKLQLYGHICSPTLMSALILHWINPDADKNSRFHQVLGAFMRTYSLGGPKNTQCFEEAFMPTLDAILTARSRDPLTHLDPADVLNFLVEVTLLRSPENPFEYASDDEITELTPHDRLAELLCREVLKDPDSPDSLVFVKALTLLKLTHRCAITDLMSAVHKMEKRVTAKRTIALVKRFKEKLLALSPVVTLSETDEMSSMSVVIESTTSNESTMLSATKKKRALTRRTIHQGSVLSSPPNTESPVLQISQELFSSSISS; encoded by the coding sequence ATGGATGTGACATCGATGACAACGCTGCGTGACGTTTTAACCGTTTGTCAGGACAGGCCGAATGCATTTGAAAGAGGACTGGAGGTTGCCCGAAAAGTGTACGGTGACACGCCTTTCGACGAATTCTTGAAGGAACTCGTATTGTGTCTGCAGTTCATCATCCCTAACACCGACAGCGGCGAGTACGTTGAATGTCTTCTTGATTTCACTGCCCGTTTCGTCGCCTCGCCGACTGCTTCACAGGAAGCCGACAACGCTTCTGTGAAGAACGAACTTTTGGAGCCCATCCTCCGTAATGTGCTGGAGTGGAGCGGAAGCGGCAAGAAAATTATCCGCGAGAGATGCTGCGTTTTCGTCGAGAAGCTGCTCGGCTACGTTACGGACGACAGCGTTATTGACGACAAACTCTTTGAGGAAATTGAAAGCGCGATGCTTACAAGGCTCCGCGACCGCATCGGAAGCGTTCGAAGTCGCGCCGTTGGCGCCTTGTCAAGGCTTCAGGACCCCAGTGACTCAAATTGCAAAATTGTGAAGCACTTTCTGTTCCACGTCGAAGCTGACCCATCCGCAGACGTCCGAGTGGCTGTCGTTAGCCACATGGTTCCGTCTTCACGTACACTGGGGGCACTGGTTGAGCGGTCTAGGGACACGAGAGAAGCAGTCCGGAAGCGTGCATACGAGCGCATCGCAGAGAAGGTGCCGGTGAGGTATCTAAAGATAAAACAGAGGACACAGCTTCTAGACAGTGGTCTCAATGATCCGTCGAATGGAGTCAGGCAGGTTGTCGTAGCAAACTTAATCCCTGCTTGGCTCAAGCATTGTCAGGACAGCGTTGCGGACCTCATAAAGCTTCTCGATGTCCATGGATCAGAGAAAGTCGTGGAGGCATTACTGAAGGCATTACTCAAGACACATGGCATTGAAATGTTCATCAAAGACATCAAACAGCGCTTGCTTGACGAGGACAAACTCATTCCAGAGGACAAACTTAGCTGTGAAGGCACACTTTACTGGCGGATTCTCGTGCAGACTCTTCGAGCTCAGGGGTCGGCCGAATCAGAGTCACACTTGGATGAAATCTTCCCTGACCTGACAGTGTACTGCGGGTTTGTTTCAAAGTATGTGCTGTCCTTTAGTACGGAGTGGGAAGCACTCCGTCAGCTTGATCATCAGTTTGTTTCACAGCAGCTCATACTGCTGTTGAAGTCCGCTGACCTTGCTGACACTGCTGGGAGGGAACGCCTCCTTGAGACTGCTCGGAGATTGCTGCTCTCAACGAAGGTAGGTTCACTGCAGATACCTCACTTGATGAAGCTGATCAGGTACATTCACCCAGACCCATATGATACACTGCAAGAAGTTGAATCGTTGCTACCTGAAATCCAGGCACCTCTAGCAGCCACCCAAACCTTCCAAACACAAGAAGCAACACAGAAGGAGCCTGCATTAGACATGCTGATTGCCAAGATGAAAGTGCAACTGAACATACTGAGAGAGGACCTCTCAACTTGTATTGAAGAGGAAAACTTTGATGCGGCTAAAGAGACTAAAAAGAAGATTACTGAACTGGAGGCTGAACTCTCCAGCCACCAGTCTAAATTGGCAGAGATGTCGACTGAGCCAAAGGAAATTGAGTGTGAAAAAAGTGAAGCCATCATTCTAAAGTGCCTGATACTGATTGCTGAAATGATGGCAGTCACACCCCTCACATCACTAACTCCTTTCCTTCAAACATGCCTTGAGGACATTATTCTGCCCGGGATTGTCAGGATGGACATGGCCATCCGCAAGCAGGCAGTAAGAGCACTATCCTACTGTTGCGTGCTGAACAAAGACGTTGCAATGCGAAACCTCAAGCTTCTCTTTGAGGTTGCTCTTGTGGACCAACCACAAATCCAAAGTGTTGCCTTAGCTGGGGCTCTCGATGTTCTTCTAACCTATGGACTAGAGACATTCGACAGCATGCTCAGAAGTGTGTTTGAAGGGGAAGATGATGATGAGAGTCCAATACCATGTAAAATATCGTCAGGCCTACTGGTGGACTTCTTGACCAAGTGTACGGACATGGAAGAGGAAAATATCAGGGCTGTGGCAGCAGAAGGTATGGCCAAACTACAGCTCTATGGTCATATATGTTCTCCGACACTGATGTCTGCATTGATCTTGCACTGGATTAATCCAGATGCCGACAAGAACAGTCGGTTTCACCAAGTATTGGGTGCCTTTATGAGAACATACTCACTAGGTGGGCCAAAAAATACCCAGTGCTTCGAAGAAGCATTTATGCCCACATTAGATGCCATATTGACAGCGCGCTCGCGAGACCCTCTGACTCATCTTGACCCTGCTGATGTCCTGAACTTCCTTGTTGAAGTAACTCTGCTGAGGTCACCAGAAAATCCATTTGAGTATGCCTCTGATGATGAAATAACCGAACTGACACCACATGATCGTCTTGCCGAGCTACTTTGCCGAGAAGTGCTGAAGGACCCAGACTCACCTGATTCCTTGGTCTTTGTTAAAGCACTAACCCTCCTGAAGCTTACCCATAGGTGTGCCATCACGGACCTAATGTCAGCAGTGCATAAGATGGAAAAGAGAGTGACAGCAAAGCGCACTATTGCACTGGTGAAGAGGTTCAAGGAGAAGCTGTTGGCACTTTCACCTGTTGTGACATTGAGTGAAACAGACGAGATGTCATCCATGAGTGTAGTCATCGAGAGCACAACCTCAAACGAAAGCACCATGCTCTCAGCTACAAAGAAAAAACGTGCCCTTACTAGAAGGACAATCCATCAAGGTAGTGTCCTGTCAAGCCCTCCAAACACAGAGTCACCAGTGCTGCAAATTTCTCAGGAACTCTTTTCATCTAGCATCAGCTCATAA